In Populus nigra chromosome 1, ddPopNigr1.1, whole genome shotgun sequence, one genomic interval encodes:
- the LOC133677916 gene encoding general transcription and DNA repair factor IIH helicase subunit XPB1-like — protein MGHGDKSGRPNKKFKFTTKDDYRSSVGEDDAFYPEEAGDDFRDGETEGKKRDFSKLELKPDHANRPLWACADGRIFLETFSSLYKQAYDFLIAIAEPVCRPESMHEYNLTPHSLYAAVSVGLETETIISVLNKLSKTKLPKEMIDFIHGSTANYGKVKLVLKKNRYFIESPFTEVLKKLLKDEVIAKARIQPESSHGTEGFTISKAAGEIGTSHDGLLNEAELAAAAEEKETHSFEVDPSQVENVKQRCLPNALNYPMLEEYDFRNDTVNPDLNMELKPHAQPRPYQEKSLSKMFGNGRARSGIIVLPCGAGKSLVGVSAACRIKKSCLCLATNAVSVDQWAFQFSLWSDISQDQICRFTSDSKERFKGNAGVVVTTYNMVAFGGKRSEESEKIIEEIRNREWGLLLMDEVHVVPAHMFRKVISITKSHCKLGLTATLVREDERITDLNFLIGPKLYEANWLDLVKGGFIANVQCAEVWCPMTKEFFAEYLKKENSKKKQALYVMNPNKFRACEFLIRFHEEQRRDKIIVFADNLFALTEYAMKLHKPMIYGATSHAERTKILHAFKTSSEVNTVFLSKVGDNSIDIPEANVIIQISSHAGSRRQEAQRLGRILRAKGKLQDRMAGGKEEYNAFFYSLVSTDTQEMYYSTKRQQFLIDQGYSFKVITSLPPADSGADLSYNSLEDQLGLLGKVLSAGDDAVGLEQLDEDADDIALHKARRYMGSMSAMSGANGMVYMEYSTGQKGGKGQIKGKPKDPSKRHYLFKRRFG, from the exons atgggACACG GTGATAAAAGTGGTCGACCaaataagaaattcaaattcacaacaaag GATGATTATAGAAGCTCAGTGGGTGAAGATGATGCTTTTTACCCTGAAGAAGCTGGGGATGACTTTCGCGATG gCGAGACAGAAGGAAAAAAGAGGGATTTTAGCAAATTGGAATTGAAGCCCGATCACGCGAATCGCCCATTATGGGCTTGTGCAGATGGGCGAATTTTCCTTGAGACTTTCTCTTCTTTGTATAAGCAAGCTTATGATTTTCTCATTGCCATTGCTGAGCCTGTTTGCAG GCCCGAGTCAATGCACGAGTATAATTTGACTCCACATTCCTTGTATGCTGCGGTGTCGGTGGGTTTAGAGACTGAAACaataatttcagttttgaataaGCTGTCGAAGACCAAGTTGCCGAAAGAGATGATTGATTTTATACATGGTTCTACCGCTAATTACGGTAAAGTAAAGCTCGTGCTTAAGAAGAATCGGTACTTCATTGAATCCCCATTTACCGAG GTATTAAAGAAGTTGCTCAAGGATGAAGTTATAGCTAAAGCAAGGATTCAACCCGAG AGTTCACATGGAACTGAGGGATTTACAATTAGCAAAGCTGCGGGGGAAATTGGAACTAGTCATGATGGATTATTGAATGAAGCAGAATTGGCTGCTGCAgcagaagaaaaagaaactcaCTCATTTGAAGTTGACCCTTCACAG GTTGAAAATGTTAAGCAGCGGTGCTTGCCAAATGCTTTAAATTATCCAATGTTGGAGGAGTATGATTTCAGAAATGACACT GTCAATCCTGACCTGAATATGGAATTAAAGCCTCACGCACAACCACGACCATATCAAGAGAAAAGCCTCAGTAAAATGTTTGGAAATG GCAGAGCAAGATCTGGCATTATTGTTCTTCCATGTGGAGCTGGAAAGTCTCTAGTTGGTGTTTCTGCAGCTTGTCGAATAAAGAAAAGTTGCCTCTGTTTAGCAACAAATGCTGTTTCTGTTGATCAATGGGCCTTTCAATTCTCGCTCTGGTCAGACATTTCACAGGATCAAATTTGTCGTTTTACATCTGACAGCAAAGAACGATTCAAGGGAAATGCTGGGGTTGTGGTGACAACATATAACATGGTTGCTTTTGGTGGAAAACGATCAGAAGAATCTGAAAAGATTAttgaagaaataagaaataGGGAGTGGGGACTTCTTCTAATGGATGAG GTCCATGTCGTTCCTGCTCATATGTTTCGTAAAGTTATCAGCATCACTAAATCTCATTGCAAACTTGGGCTTACTG CAACACTTGTGAGAGAGGATGAAAGGATTACCGATCTGAACTTCCTTATTGGTCCTAAACTATATGAAGCAAACTGGTTGGATCTAGTAAAAGGGGGTTTCATTGCAAATGTGCAGTGTGCTGAAGTATGGTGCCCAATGACGAAAGAGTTTTTCGCTGAGTatctaaagaaagaaaattcaaagaaGAAGCAG GCACTTTATGTGATGAATCCTAACAAATTCAGGGCATGCGAATTTCTTATAAGATTTCATGAAGAGCAGCGTCGTGATAAGATAATTGTGTTTGCTGATAATCTTTTTGCACTCACAGAGTATGCAATGAAACTTCACAAGCCTATGATCTATGGTGCAACCAG TCATGCTGAGAGGACAAAAATTCTCCATGCGTTCAAAACTAGTAGTGAAGTAAATACTGTCTTCTTGTCTAAG GTTGGTGATAACTCGATAGATATTCCCGAGGCAAATGTGATAATCCAGATATCATCACATGCTGGTTCAAGACGACAAGAAGCTCAACGATTGGGTCGTATTCTGAGAGCAAAG GGTAAACTTCAAGATAGAATGGCAGGAGGCAAAGAAGAGTATAATGCTTTCTTCTATTCTCTTGTATCTACTGATACACAG GAGATGTACTATTCAACCAAAAGACAACAGTTTCTGATTGATCAAGGTTATAGCTTTAAG GTGATAACAAGCTTGCCTCCAGCTGATTCAGGAGCTGATTTGAGCTATAACAGTCTTGAGGATCAATTGGGACTTCTTGGGAAG GTTTTGAGTGCTGGAGATGATGCTGTTGGTTTAGAACAGCTAGACGAGGATGCAGATGACATAGCTCTTCACAAAGCCCGTCGCTATATGGGATCCATGAGTGCCATGTCAGGTGCAAACGGGATGGTCTATATGGAATACAG TACTGGGCAGAAAGGTGGGAAGGGCCAGATAAAGGGTAAGCCCAAGGACCCATCCAAGCGGCATTATTTGTTCAAAAGGCGCTTTGGCTGA